The Coprococcus phoceensis genomic sequence TTGCACGCTTTTGTGTTTTTTTAATATTGGTCGCAAGCCGGTAGGCTGCATTCTCAATCATGGATAATTTGATCGTAAGCTCTTTTACTTTGCGAAATGCTTCGCGTGCACGGTCGATTGACTCATCAGTTGTACTGAAAGAGTAAGTCGGCTGATTCTCATCCGGAGTGTAATCCACAAGTGGAATTTCCGTTCCCATAATGCTTCGGCTTTTAATCTTGATAGAATCCTCAATTGGGACGGTATAGGCAAGTTGGGATACGAGACTGATACCGTGTTCAATATTGGCGTGCTGCAGGCATTTATATGCATGTGTGAAGGTGGAATCAATCTGTTCCTGAATGTCCTTTGCCTGATCGATCAGTTCCATCAGTTCGCGGATCAGAATGTTTCTTTTCTTATCCATAAGTTCGTACCCCTGATTGGCAAGAGCCAAAGAATTCTTTGCAAGAATCAGATTTCCTTTTGTGGGAAATGTGCGAGGATCCATAAGAACGCCCCCTTTCTATGAGTCTGAACGATTATCATAAAATTGTTCCAAAATTTTTGTGTCAATACGATCTAATTCTTCTCTTGGAAGCATTTTTAAAAGTTCCCATCCAAGGTCAAGTGTCTCTTCGATTGTACGGTTTTCCTCCAGCCCCTGACCGATATAGCGTTCTTCGAATTCCTTTCCGAAGGCAAGGTATTTTTTGTCGATCGGGGAGAGTTCATCTTCACCGATGACAGAGGCAAGGTTTCTCGCTTCTCCTACTTTGGCGTAGGATGAAAAGAGCTGGTTGGCAAGATCCTGATGGTCCGCGCGAGTGTATCCCTCTCCGATACCGTCTTTCATCAGACGGGAAAGGGACGGTAAAATGTTGATTGGCGGGTAGATGGACTGTCCATGGAGCGCACGGTCAAGTACAATCTGCCCTTCAGTAATATATCCTGTCAAGTCAGGAATCGGGTGTGTGATATCGTCGTTTGGCATTGTCAGAATCGGCAGCTGTGTCACCGAACCGTTGACGCCTGCCACAATTCCTGCGCGTTCATAGATTGTCGCGAGTTCACTATAAAGATATCCCGGGAATCCTTTTCGGCTTGGAATCTCGCCTTTGGAGGAGGATACTTCACGCATCGCCTCCGCAAAGGATGTCATATCTGTGAGAATGACAAGGATATGTTTGTTCTGCTCAAATGCCAGATATTCTGCGACGGTGAGCGCTACTTTTGGTGTGATAAGACGCTCCACGACCGGATCGTTTGCCAGATTCAGGAACATGACTACGTGGTCGGATACACCGCTTTCTTCAAAGGTGCGCTGGAAAAATTCCGCAACGTCATGTTTGACACCCATCGCAGCAAATACAATAGCAAATTCTTCATCGGAATCATCCCCGAGAGAAGCCTGTTTTACAATCTGAGCGGCAAGCTGGTCGTGTGGAAGACCGTTTCCGGAAAAAATCGGAAGCTTCTGTCCTCGAATCAGTGTGGTCAGACCGTCGATTGCAGAGATACCGGTGCGGATATAGTTTCTAGGATATTCACGTTTTACCGGGTTAAGCGGAAGTCCGTTGATATCTCTTGTCAACGTTGAGGTAATCGGACCGAGATCGTCAATCGGCTGCCCGATTCCGTTAAATGTTCTTCCGAGCATATCCGGTGAGAGGGCGATCTCCATCGGATGTCCGGTGAGTTTTGTGTGGGTGTTGAGCAGAGACATATTTTCAGTCCCTTCAAATACCTGAATAACTGCTTTATCCTCGTAAATCTCAATGATGCGACCTAACTTACGCTCGTTTCCGTTTACTACAAATTCTACGATCTCATCAAAGAACGCATCCTGTACACCCTCCAGCACGATCAGAGGACCGTTGATGCTGCTTAAGCCTAAATATTCAATTGCCATACAAATCCTCCTCCTTTATGCGTTCTTTTCCATAATCCGGTCATAGAATGCATCGATTTTTTTCATATATTCATCAAATAGTTCGAGTTTGTCATTTGGCACATCGTATTTGATCGCAATGACTTTTTCGAAAATATCTTCTTCTTTCAGAACAGAAATCGGCATGTTCAGTGTGATGAGTGCTTTTGATTTCTGATATAAATACAAGATAACTTCCATCATCTTGAACTGCTTTTCTAATGAGACACAAGTGTCGTCTGCATGAAATGCGTTTTGCTGAAGGAATCCCAGTCGGATGACTTTGGCAATTTCCAAAACGAGTTTCTGGTCGTCCGGCAGCACATCGCTTCCGATTAATTTTACGATTTCCATCAGGCTGCTCTCTTGATTCAAAAGAGCCATCAGCTGATTGCGGTAGTCGACAAACTTTGGCGAAACGTGTTCGTTATACCATGGGGCGAGATCGAGCAGATATTCACTGTAGCTTGTCAGCCAGTGGATTGCCGGGAAATGTCTCGCATACGCAAGGCTCTTATCAAGCCCCCAGAAACATCTGACAAAACGTTTGGTATTCTGTGTAACCGGCTCAGAGAAGTCGCCGCCCTGTGGTGATACAGCTCCGATAATAGATACAGAGCCGTCAGTTCCGTTTAAGTTGTGCATCATGCCCGCACGCTCGTAAAACGCAGATAAGCGTGATGCCAGATAAGCAGGGAAACCTTCTTCCGCAGGCATTTCTTCAAGACGTCCTGAGAGCTCTCGAAGTGCTTCTGCCCAACGAGATGTGGAGTCTGCCATGATTGCCACATCATATCCCATATCACGGTAGTATTCTGCAAGTGTGAGACCGGTGTAGATGCTCGCTTCACGGGCCGCCACCGGCATGTTGGAAGTATTGGCGATCAAAGTGGTTCGGTCCATCAGAGGATTGCCAGATTTAGGATCCACCAGTTTTGTAAATTCTTCCAGTACCTGTGTCATCTCATTTCCACGTTCTCCACAGCCAATGTAGATGATGATGTCGGCATCGGACCATTTTGCGATCTGGTGCTGTGTCATTGTCTTTCCGGTTCCAAATCCACCAGGAACACAGGCGGTGCCGCCTTTTGCGATCGGGAACATCGTATCAAGAATACGCTGTCCGGTGATGAGCGGAACGGACGCAGGAAAACGGTGGTGCGTTGGACGGGGAACACGAATCGGCCATTTCTGAGTCATAGTCAGGTCGATCGTCTCGCCGGAGCTTAGCTCGACTGTTACGAGCGGTTCATCAATTGTGTACACTCCATCCGGCATGACTTTAGTGATAATCCCGCTGATATGTGGAGGCACCATGCATTTGTGCACGATGGCCGTTGTCTCAGGCACTTCGGCAATGATATCACCTCCGTGAACGGAATCTCCGATAGAGACCGTCAGATGTGTCTTCCATTTTTTTTCTTTATCCAGCGAATCTACACTCACACCACGACTGATAAATGCACCGGAATTTTCGGCGATGCGTTCCAGTGGACGTTCAATACCGTCAAATATATTATTGAGAATTCCCGGGGCGAGGGTTACGGAGATGGCATCTCCAGTAGCCTCAACAGTCTCTCCCGGACGTAACCCGGTCGTCTCCTCAAAGACCTGAATGGTTGTCTTATCTTTATCAAGTGCGATAACTTCGCCGACTAATCTTTCTTTCCCTACATAGACCATCTCTGACATTTTAAATCCGGTATTTCCTTTCAGATAGATGACAGGACCGTTTACTCCATAAATTGTTCCGGTTCTAAACATAGTTGTCACCTCCTAAAAACAAGAAATTGTCGTATTCTTCCGAGAGTGCTGATTTAAACGAGTAGTCGATCAGAATACGTCGTTTTTGCATGACGGCACGTGTCCCACCGATAAAATCCTCTCGGCTTACGGTGAGGGAGGCGCCGGTTTTTGCTTCTAAATCATCTTTCAAATGCGCATCACTTGGATTGATGTAGATCAGAATTTCTTCACCATCTGCAAAATCCAGTGATTTTTGAATGCGTTTTTCCAGAATTTTTTTGTAGTCATCTGTCTTCATATATTCTTTTACAAGTACAAGAACACGTTTGAACAAGCGGTTTTTTAAGTCTGTCTGGCATTTTCCCTGTTCGCGTTTGAGTTCGATCTGTGCTCTTGCCATGGCCTTATTTAAAGATTGTCTGGCGTTGGCGGTCTCTGTTTTTAAGGTGAGTTCCGCCTGACGGATGGCAGTCTCTTTATGCTCTTTTAGTATCTGGTCTAAAGCCTCCTGATGTTCACTTATAATCTCGTTGCCCATTGCTCTGGCATCTTCCATGGAAGCATCCTGCAGATACTTTAATTTTTCTTCGATTGTCAAGATTTCACCTTCTTTTACTATAGTTTTAAGCCGATGGCTTCATTTACATAAGATGTGATAAAGTCTTTTTTACGGCCGGTTCCGTGACGGTCAGGAATTTCGACAAGCAGCGGTAGTTTTCGTTTGAGCTTGATCTCATCGATAAGATCGGGAAATTCCCGCCCGAATTTTTCGGTGAGCAAAACGATACCGATGGATTTGTCATCCATAACTTTCTGCAGGGCGTCGTGAAGCTCGCTTCGTTCGTGTACAACAACACCGTCTACGCCTGCGAGTCGCATTCCTGTGTACGTATCGACATTATCACTGATCAAAAACATCTTCATAATTACAATTTACCTAAGATCATGAAGGAGATGATCAGTCCGTAGAGACAAACACCTTCTGCAAGACCTGCGAAAATTAAGGATTTACCAAAAATGCTGGAGTCTTCGCTGACTGCTCCAAGAGCAGCGCTTGCAGCACTGGCAACAGCGATACCACCACCGATACATGCTAAACCGGTAACGAGAGCGGCGGCGATATACCCAAGTCCTGTGGCGGTAGAAGCAGCAGTTGTAGCTGCATCAGCAGCCTGCGCAGAACCGCCAAACATCATAATGCCTGCAATTACAAAAGCGCCAAAGTAAAAGAAGATATTGACGCCGATTGCCTTTTTGTAGCGCTTTTTGTTTTTCTCACCG encodes the following:
- a CDS encoding V-type ATP synthase subunit D; this encodes MDPRTFPTKGNLILAKNSLALANQGYELMDKKRNILIRELMELIDQAKDIQEQIDSTFTHAYKCLQHANIEHGISLVSQLAYTVPIEDSIKIKSRSIMGTEIPLVDYTPDENQPTYSFSTTDESIDRAREAFRKVKELTIKLSMIENAAYRLATNIKKTQKRANALKNITIPTYTTLVSSISNALEEKEREEFTRLKVIKQRKI
- a CDS encoding V-type ATP synthase subunit B gives rise to the protein MAIEYLGLSSINGPLIVLEGVQDAFFDEIVEFVVNGNERKLGRIIEIYEDKAVIQVFEGTENMSLLNTHTKLTGHPMEIALSPDMLGRTFNGIGQPIDDLGPITSTLTRDINGLPLNPVKREYPRNYIRTGISAIDGLTTLIRGQKLPIFSGNGLPHDQLAAQIVKQASLGDDSDEEFAIVFAAMGVKHDVAEFFQRTFEESGVSDHVVMFLNLANDPVVERLITPKVALTVAEYLAFEQNKHILVILTDMTSFAEAMREVSSSKGEIPSRKGFPGYLYSELATIYERAGIVAGVNGSVTQLPILTMPNDDITHPIPDLTGYITEGQIVLDRALHGQSIYPPINILPSLSRLMKDGIGEGYTRADHQDLANQLFSSYAKVGEARNLASVIGEDELSPIDKKYLAFGKEFEERYIGQGLEENRTIEETLDLGWELLKMLPREELDRIDTKILEQFYDNRSDS
- a CDS encoding V-type ATP synthase subunit A, translated to MFRTGTIYGVNGPVIYLKGNTGFKMSEMVYVGKERLVGEVIALDKDKTTIQVFEETTGLRPGETVEATGDAISVTLAPGILNNIFDGIERPLERIAENSGAFISRGVSVDSLDKEKKWKTHLTVSIGDSVHGGDIIAEVPETTAIVHKCMVPPHISGIITKVMPDGVYTIDEPLVTVELSSGETIDLTMTQKWPIRVPRPTHHRFPASVPLITGQRILDTMFPIAKGGTACVPGGFGTGKTMTQHQIAKWSDADIIIYIGCGERGNEMTQVLEEFTKLVDPKSGNPLMDRTTLIANTSNMPVAAREASIYTGLTLAEYYRDMGYDVAIMADSTSRWAEALRELSGRLEEMPAEEGFPAYLASRLSAFYERAGMMHNLNGTDGSVSIIGAVSPQGGDFSEPVTQNTKRFVRCFWGLDKSLAYARHFPAIHWLTSYSEYLLDLAPWYNEHVSPKFVDYRNQLMALLNQESSLMEIVKLIGSDVLPDDQKLVLEIAKVIRLGFLQQNAFHADDTCVSLEKQFKMMEVILYLYQKSKALITLNMPISVLKEEDIFEKVIAIKYDVPNDKLELFDEYMKKIDAFYDRIMEKNA
- a CDS encoding V-type ATP synthase subunit E, whose product is MTIEEKLKYLQDASMEDARAMGNEIISEHQEALDQILKEHKETAIRQAELTLKTETANARQSLNKAMARAQIELKREQGKCQTDLKNRLFKRVLVLVKEYMKTDDYKKILEKRIQKSLDFADGEEILIYINPSDAHLKDDLEAKTGASLTVSREDFIGGTRAVMQKRRILIDYSFKSALSEEYDNFLFLGGDNYV
- a CDS encoding V-type ATP synthase subunit F; translated protein: MKMFLISDNVDTYTGMRLAGVDGVVVHERSELHDALQKVMDDKSIGIVLLTEKFGREFPDLIDEIKLKRKLPLLVEIPDRHGTGRKKDFITSYVNEAIGLKL
- a CDS encoding ATP synthase subunit C; translation: MTLTVKLTLIVTLILSIILPFGYYLIGEKNKKRYKKAIGVNIFFYFGAFVIAGIMMFGGSAQAADAATTAASTATGLGYIAAALVTGLACIGGGIAVASAASAALGAVSEDSSIFGKSLIFAGLAEGVCLYGLIISFMILGKL